One part of the Chryseobacterium mulctrae genome encodes these proteins:
- the meaB gene encoding methylmalonyl Co-A mutase-associated GTPase MeaB — protein sequence MKISTEDFIDGIKSGNKRLIAKAITLVESTKPEHRSQAEELLKKILPLTGNSIRVGITGVPGAGKSTFIENFGRLAISNNKKVAVLAIDPSSAINKGSILGDKTRMEELAKEENAFIRPSPSSGFLGGVANTTFETMMICEAAGYDYILIETVGVGQSEVLVSDITDVFLFLKIIGGGDELQGIKRGIMEMVDIIFINKVEESNLQKAKNTKLELKRALDFLPAKEKDWKVPVLLGSALHNEGLNDVYQKINDFISLKKNSKRFDEVRTQQSEKRFEYWVQEYILSMMKKDNSVEEAYIQHKKNASDLISNPSTEAKLFVEKFLRDSRSEI from the coding sequence ATGAAAATTTCAACAGAAGACTTTATAGATGGGATTAAATCAGGCAATAAGCGTTTGATTGCAAAAGCCATTACTTTAGTTGAGAGCACAAAACCCGAACATCGAAGTCAGGCAGAAGAACTTTTAAAAAAGATACTTCCGTTAACAGGAAATTCAATCAGAGTGGGAATCACAGGAGTTCCCGGTGCCGGAAAATCTACTTTTATAGAAAATTTTGGAAGATTAGCGATTTCAAATAATAAAAAAGTTGCGGTTTTAGCTATCGATCCCAGTTCTGCGATTAATAAAGGTAGTATTTTGGGGGATAAAACCAGAATGGAAGAGTTGGCAAAAGAAGAAAATGCATTTATTCGTCCTTCTCCAAGTTCCGGATTTTTGGGCGGAGTTGCCAATACTACTTTTGAAACGATGATGATTTGCGAAGCTGCAGGATACGATTATATTTTAATCGAAACCGTCGGAGTAGGGCAGTCTGAAGTTTTGGTTTCAGATATTACCGATGTTTTTTTGTTTCTGAAAATTATTGGCGGTGGTGACGAACTTCAGGGAATAAAGCGCGGAATCATGGAAATGGTCGATATTATTTTCATTAATAAAGTAGAAGAAAGTAATCTGCAAAAAGCCAAAAATACCAAGCTTGAACTAAAACGTGCATTAGATTTTCTTCCTGCAAAAGAAAAAGACTGGAAAGTTCCTGTTTTGTTGGGTTCTGCTTTACATAATGAAGGATTGAATGATGTCTATCAGAAAATTAATGATTTTATTTCATTAAAAAAGAATTCGAAACGTTTTGACGAAGTTCGAACTCAACAATCTGAAAAACGCTTTGAATATTGGGTTCAGGAATATATTTTAAGTATGATGAAAAAAGATAATTCTGTGGAGGAAGCTTATATTCAGCATAAAAAAAATGCTTCAGACCTGATTTCTAATCCAAGTACTGAAGCAAAGTTATTTGTAGAAAAGTTTTTAAGAGATTCAAGATCTGAGATTTGA
- a CDS encoding enolase C-terminal domain-like protein codes for MKIKFTLKKLQLKETFSIAYGNYNHRDALLIELFHQNCKGYGECVAIDYYQINLHDFVLKLKEIQHQIEAQKIIHPKDFFKFLLSLNLHSFLLSALDCAYWDLFGKLENKSFLELNQLPTDNLVESSITISIGDIENQIDKIQKSEWTRFKVKCKGLNKSNVEKLLQLDKSIALDSNASFTDEDCVWLQGNGEVQKFSYLEQPRPIDYYRILKKESFANWMADEDCQNIDSLEELIPYYKSINIKLMKCGGLTPALEMIKKARELNYKIMIGCMTESTVGISAGCLLTGVADFVDLDGANLISNDYATGNFVENGKIILSGKSGLGIDLK; via the coding sequence ATGAAAATAAAGTTTACTCTCAAAAAGCTTCAGCTAAAAGAAACGTTTTCCATTGCTTACGGAAACTACAATCATCGTGATGCATTGTTAATAGAGCTTTTCCATCAAAATTGTAAAGGTTATGGCGAATGTGTGGCGATTGATTATTACCAGATTAATCTTCACGATTTTGTTTTAAAATTAAAAGAAATTCAGCATCAAATTGAAGCGCAGAAAATCATTCATCCTAAAGATTTTTTTAAGTTTTTGTTGAGTTTAAACCTTCACTCGTTTTTGCTTTCTGCTTTAGATTGCGCGTATTGGGATCTGTTTGGAAAACTTGAAAATAAAAGTTTTTTAGAATTAAATCAACTTCCAACAGATAATTTAGTTGAAAGTTCAATCACGATTTCCATCGGAGATATTGAGAATCAAATCGATAAAATTCAGAAAAGTGAATGGACTCGATTTAAAGTAAAATGTAAAGGTTTAAATAAAAGCAATGTTGAAAAATTATTACAATTAGATAAAAGTATTGCTTTAGATTCTAATGCAAGTTTTACCGATGAAGATTGTGTTTGGCTTCAGGGAAATGGTGAGGTTCAAAAATTTTCATATTTGGAGCAACCTCGGCCAATTGACTATTATAGAATCTTAAAAAAAGAAAGTTTTGCTAATTGGATGGCAGATGAAGATTGCCAGAATATTGATTCGCTTGAGGAACTCATTCCGTATTATAAAAGCATCAATATTAAACTGATGAAATGTGGAGGATTGACTCCCGCTTTAGAAATGATAAAAAAAGCAAGAGAATTAAACTATAAAATTATGATCGGCTGCATGACAGAATCAACAGTCGGAATTTCTGCAGGATGTCTTTTAACCGGAGTCGCAGATTTTGTAGATTTAGACGGCGCCAATCTTATTTCTAATGATTATGCCACAGGGAATTTTGTAGAAAATGGCAAAATTATTCTATCCGGAAAATCTGGTTTAGGGATTGATTTAAAGTGA
- a CDS encoding M48 family metallopeptidase, whose product MKITHLLGIGAAAFAVAACTTNPMTGRKSLQIGTLNPQITSSAVQQYQQTLKESKVVTGAQAQMVKKVGNKIKIAAEQYYASIGRSADLSGYQWEFNLLQDNQVNAWCMPGGKVAVYTGILPVTKDETGLAVVMGHEVSHALAGHGNERISQAMVAQYGGALLGSTISNAQWSSVFQQVYPVGSQVALLKYGRTQESEADEMGLNLMAIAGYDPRQAIPFWQRMEASSSGARQPEFLSTHPSPGTRVGDIQKDLPKALEYYKRAGGKV is encoded by the coding sequence ATGAAAATTACTCATTTATTAGGAATTGGAGCGGCCGCTTTTGCAGTTGCAGCGTGTACAACAAATCCGATGACAGGAAGAAAATCTCTACAAATAGGAACCCTTAATCCTCAGATAACTTCTTCGGCTGTGCAACAATATCAGCAGACTTTGAAAGAGTCTAAAGTTGTAACAGGAGCTCAGGCTCAGATGGTTAAAAAAGTAGGAAATAAAATAAAAATAGCAGCAGAACAATATTACGCAAGTATCGGTAGAAGTGCAGATTTGTCTGGTTATCAGTGGGAATTTAATCTTCTTCAGGATAATCAGGTGAATGCATGGTGTATGCCGGGCGGAAAAGTGGCTGTTTATACAGGAATTCTTCCGGTTACTAAAGATGAAACCGGGCTTGCAGTTGTGATGGGGCACGAAGTTTCTCACGCTTTGGCAGGTCATGGTAACGAAAGAATTTCACAGGCAATGGTTGCACAATATGGAGGAGCGCTTTTAGGAAGTACTATTTCAAATGCACAATGGTCTAGTGTTTTTCAACAAGTTTATCCTGTTGGTTCACAAGTAGCTCTTTTAAAATATGGAAGAACTCAGGAGTCTGAAGCAGACGAAATGGGATTAAATTTAATGGCCATTGCAGGGTATGATCCGCGTCAAGCAATACCTTTCTGGCAAAGGATGGAAGCTTCATCTTCAGGAGCAAGACAACCGGAGTTTTTGTCAACTCACCCAAGTCCGGGAACCAGAGTTGGAGATATTCAGAAAGATTTACCAAAGGCTTTAGAATACTATAAAAGAGCAGGAGGAAAAGTTTAA
- a CDS encoding DUF4251 domain-containing protein, with product MKIYIKIISVFAFIFLFQNCASQKVDPQIVNNLVSSDEFTFHAEKANPMNYDVINVVNSIPNATQLRTFQISGESYGIEFKKGVMEVTLPYFGRAFTSTYGTSDNSYRFTSKDYAVTKTQSKKGNWVYKIKPNDVKHVSDINIEIFKNGKASTSIRSNDRQPISYDGYISKNEETKEKEKL from the coding sequence ATGAAAATTTATATAAAAATAATCTCAGTTTTTGCATTCATATTTCTTTTTCAGAATTGTGCATCGCAAAAAGTTGATCCACAAATAGTAAACAATCTGGTGAGTTCTGATGAATTTACTTTTCATGCTGAAAAAGCAAACCCGATGAATTACGATGTTATCAATGTGGTAAACTCAATCCCGAATGCCACTCAGCTTCGTACATTTCAGATTTCTGGTGAAAGCTACGGCATTGAATTTAAAAAAGGAGTGATGGAAGTTACGCTTCCTTATTTTGGAAGAGCTTTTACCTCAACGTACGGAACATCCGATAACAGTTACCGATTTACTTCAAAAGATTATGCCGTAACAAAAACTCAGAGTAAAAAAGGAAACTGGGTGTACAAAATCAAACCCAATGATGTAAAACATGTTTCTGATATTAATATTGAAATTTTTAAAAACGGAAAAGCATCAACATCAATAAGAAGCAACGATAGACAGCCGATTTCTTACGATGGATATATTTCTAAAAATGAAGAAACGAAAGAAAAGGAGAAGCTTTAG
- a CDS encoding c-type cytochrome, translating to MKSLFAAATFALILLASCTPKATSVAEAPKSSTSTTEQIAQGKTIFETACKRCHDLPEPTKFTSVQWVGIMNSMAPKAKLTDEQHQWVYDYVVSVKK from the coding sequence ATGAAAAGTCTATTTGCAGCAGCAACATTTGCCCTTATTTTATTAGCATCTTGTACTCCCAAAGCAACATCTGTAGCTGAAGCTCCAAAATCATCGACAAGTACCACAGAACAAATAGCACAGGGAAAAACAATCTTCGAAACTGCATGCAAAAGATGTCATGATTTGCCAGAACCCACCAAATTTACTTCTGTACAATGGGTAGGAATTATGAATTCTATGGCTCCAAAAGCGAAACTAACTGACGAACAACATCAATGGGTTTACGATTATGTGGTGTCTGTGAAAAAATAA
- a CDS encoding cytochrome C: protein MKKLVLNMILGSVFMVSCGPKSTAVTGPKFTSAEHLAQGKTVFENSCNRCHKLPDPAKHDDQGWIKTLSRMAPKAKLNDEQHQMVYDYLISVNKK from the coding sequence ATGAAAAAATTAGTTTTAAATATGATTTTAGGGTCTGTTTTTATGGTTTCTTGCGGACCAAAAAGCACAGCCGTAACCGGTCCTAAATTTACCTCAGCTGAACATTTAGCACAGGGAAAAACAGTTTTTGAAAACTCATGCAACAGATGCCATAAACTACCGGATCCAGCAAAACACGACGATCAGGGATGGATAAAAACCTTAAGCAGAATGGCTCCAAAAGCGAAATTGAATGATGAACAACATCAAATGGTCTATGATTATTTGATTTCTGTAAATAAAAAATAG
- a CDS encoding outer membrane beta-barrel protein has product MKKLISAAFIGFSVFASAQISLAGKANVLIPTSSASWKNLKTAATNAVEQKGKNITGFNVGLSLKIDLPTALYVMPEIYYTNFSNEVTVQNDINAAQTTIKAKNSRVDIPVLVGVNVLGNLLSAYAGPVGSFNLAKSDNFDNFVQKVDAKEFTVGYQLGVQSEIKKLILSARYEGAFSKDQRKFINNVAGSSQEINYDNRSSLFLLGLGYKF; this is encoded by the coding sequence ATGAAAAAATTAATTAGCGCAGCATTTATAGGCTTTTCAGTTTTTGCTTCGGCACAGATTTCACTAGCCGGAAAAGCAAATGTATTGATTCCAACAAGCTCAGCTTCTTGGAAAAACCTTAAAACAGCAGCTACAAATGCTGTAGAGCAAAAAGGAAAAAACATTACCGGATTTAATGTTGGTTTATCTTTAAAAATTGATTTACCAACTGCATTATACGTAATGCCGGAAATTTATTATACCAATTTCAGCAACGAAGTTACTGTACAAAATGATATAAATGCAGCTCAAACTACCATTAAAGCTAAAAACAGCAGAGTAGATATTCCTGTTTTGGTTGGGGTAAATGTATTGGGTAATTTATTAAGTGCTTATGCAGGACCTGTTGGAAGTTTCAACTTAGCTAAAAGCGACAATTTTGATAATTTCGTGCAAAAGGTTGATGCTAAAGAATTCACCGTAGGGTACCAATTGGGTGTACAAAGTGAAATTAAGAAGCTAATTCTTTCTGCAAGATATGAAGGCGCTTTTTCTAAAGATCAGAGAAAATTCATCAACAATGTTGCGGGATCAAGTCAGGAAATCAATTACGACAACAGATCAAGCTTATTTTTGTTAGGTTTAGGATATAAATTCTAA